A DNA window from Hevea brasiliensis isolate MT/VB/25A 57/8 chromosome 2, ASM3005281v1, whole genome shotgun sequence contains the following coding sequences:
- the LOC110656864 gene encoding uncharacterized protein LOC110656864 — protein sequence MSVSSKLQSSAKPVPEKRAILVPTGNRVRVSEESRRKSEVLEKAQQRPKKSVAKAAVSEMQQAVVENNLSVDSSCSSDSNFSSSSSSSSRSSATVASPRRTVKRNGLRAVKVVPDGGEFDGISPKKNVPAKKCDWITPHSDPLYMSFHDEEWGVPVHDDSKLFELLVFSQALAEMSWPAILHMRDIFRKLFDNFDPSSVAQLTEKKLLSLKVNGKLLLSEPKLRAVVENAKRLLKVQQEFGSFSNYCWRFVNNKQLRNTFRYARQVPVKTPKAELISKDLMQRGFHCVGPTVVYSFMQVAGIVNDHLVTCFRYQECNTNVKKNFNPETEKTQIVTEALENTCLSQ from the exons ATGTCTGTCTCTTCCAAGCTTCAATCTTCGGCCAAACCGGTACCTGAGAAGCGAGCGATTCTCGTTCCCACTGggaatagagttagagtttctgaAGAGTCCAGAAGGAAAAGCGAGGTTTTGGAGAAGGCACAGCAGAGACCAAAGAAGTCAGTTGCGAAGGCCGCGGTTTCGGAGATGCAGCAAGCTGTAGTTGAGAACAATTTGTCGGTGGACAGCTCGTGTTCTTCGGATTCCAATTTTTCatcgtcttcttcttcttcgagtAGGTCTTCGGCGACGGTGGCAAGTCCGAGAAGGACTGTGAAGCGCAATGGATTACGAGCTGTCAAGGTTGTACCTGACGGTGGTGAATTTGATGGGATTTCGCCAAAGAAGAACGTGCCTGCGAAGAAGTGTGATTGGATCACGCCGCATTCTG ATCCACTTTATATGTCTTTCCATGATGAAGAATGGGGAGTCCCAGTTCATGATGATAGTAAGCTGTTTGAGTTGCTTGTATTTTCACAAGCATTAGCAGAAATGAGCTGGCCAGCAATTCTTCACATGAGAGACATTTTCAG GAAACTTTTTGACAACTTCGATCCATCGTCGGTTGCACAGTTAACCGAGAAGAAGCTGCTGTCACTGAAAGTGAATGGCAAACTATTGCTATCGGAACCAAAGCTTCGTGCAGTAGTAGAGAATGCTAAACGCCTGCTTAAG GTTCAGCAGGAGTTTGGTTCCTTCAGCAACTATTGCTGGCGTTTTGTGAATAACAAGCAACTAAGAAATACATTCCGTTATGCACGTCAAGTACCAGTCAAGACGCCAAAAGCAGAACTTATAAGCAAGGATCTAATGCAGAGGGGCTTTCATTGTGTTGGACCTACTGTTGTTTATTCATTCATGCAGGTTGCTGGGATTGTTAATGATCATCTTGTAACATGCTTCAGATACCAAGAGTGTAATACAAATGTGAAAAAGAATTTCAACCCCGAGACTGAAAAGACACAGATAGTAACTGAAGCATTGGAGAACACATGCTTATCTCAATGA
- the LOC110656865 gene encoding protein BRASSINAZOLE-RESISTANT 1: protein MTSDGATSTSAAPRRKPSWRERENNRRRERRRRAIAAKIFTGLRAQGNYNLPKHCDNNEVLKALCTEAGWVVEDDGTTYRKGCKPPPIDFVGTSARITPYSSQNPSPLSSSFPSPIPSYQVSPSSSSFPSPSRVENIAPSNLLPFLQNAIPLSLPPLRISNSAPVTPPLSSPTSKNPKPIPNWEFIAKQSMASLNYPFYAASAPTSPTHRQFHAPATIPECDESDTSTVESGQWISFQKFAPSAAAMPTSPTYNLVKPVAEQILSSNVIKENGRSMEFEFGSGQVKPWEGERIHEVGLDDLELTLGNGKARS, encoded by the exons ATGACGTCAGACGGGGCCACTTCGACGTCAGCGGCTCCGAGGAGGAAGCCGTCCTGGCGAGAGCGAGAGAACAATAGGAGGAGGGAGAGGAGGAGAAGAGCCATAGCTGCTAAGATTTTTACTGGGTTAAGGGCTCAAGGGAATTACAATTTACCTAAACACTGTGATAATAATGAAGTCTTGAAGGCTCTTTGTACCGAGGCTGGTTGGGTCGTTGAAGATGATGGCACCACTTACCGTAAG GGATGCAAGCCACCCCCAATTGATTTTGTAGGCACCTCTGCAAGAATTACTCCATACTCTTCACAAAATCCAAGTCCACTATCTTCATCATTTCCTAGCCCAATTCCTTCCTACCAAGTTAGTCCCTCTTCCTCTTCATTCCCTAGCCCATCTCGAGTTGAGAATATTGCTCCTTCTAATCTCCTTCCCTTCCTTCAAAATGCCATTCCCTTGTCTCTCCCTCCTCTCCGAATCTCCAACAGTGCACCTGTAACTCCACCTCTCTCATCCCCAACCTCAAAAAATCCCAAGCCAATTCCCAACTGGGAGTTTATTGCCAAACAATCCATGGCCTCATTAAATTACCCTTTTTATGCTGCATCTGCCCCAACAAGCCCAACTCACCGTCAATTTCATGCTCCAGCCACCATACCTGAATGTGATGAGTCTGATACATCCACTGTTGAGTCTGGTCAATGGATAAGCTTTCAAAAATTTGCACCTTCTGCGGCTGCAATGCCAACCTCTCCAACCTACAATCTTGTGAAACCTGTGGCTGAGCAAATTTTGTCCAGCAATGTGATCAAAGAGAATGGGAGGAGTATGGAATTTGAGTTTGGCAGCGGACAGGTGAAGCCATGGGAAGGAGAGAGGATTCATGAGGTAGGATTGGATGATCTGGAGCTCACACTCGGAAATGGGAAGGCTCGGAGTTAA
- the LOC110656867 gene encoding methyltransferase-like protein 2, which translates to MEDSKTRDRLSVFLDSGIYRFECSNVVFIDPVRVLNLSYTRFRVSPSAYYSRFFDPKCSGEDRHETKLSSSSKKRKRREKKPHSLNERERAADQRHQQARPMLLKALECLVAATDLLAIMRNLRSVFCPLQCRELPTPLNEHSFTELCRVWQAPFYEITLNFPQHHEPSRDAGSLIDPCTGQRIFPVFNNLVVNETGSDVDAAFLNEKYILPKESCFYMSELEQIHNLIPAEADCGFNLIVVDPPWENASASQKLLYPTLPNRYFLSLPIKQLTHTDGALVALWVTNREKLRNFVEKELFPSWGIRYAASFYWLKVKADGSLISDLDLFHHRPYECLLLGYLHGEGTNSEQMSSWRAVEHDKIIISIPGDYSRKPPVGGQFRGVSNKTNRLVDNQLTMAKSLRLWMWEL; encoded by the exons ATGGAGGACTCAAAAACGAGGGATCGGCTATCTGTATTTTTGGATTCTGGGATTTACCGATTCGAATGTTCAAATGTTGTTTTTATTGACCCGGTTCGTGTGTTAAATCTGTCCTATACCCGTTTTAGGGTTTCTCCATCTGCCTACTATTCTCGTTTCTTCGATCCCAAGTGCTCCGGTGAAGATCGCCATGAAACTAAGTTGTCTTCAAGTTCAAAGAAGCGAAAGCGAAGAGAGAAGAAACCTCACTCCTTGAACGAAAGAGAAAGAGCTGCTGATCAGCGCCACCAG CAAGCGAGGCCTATGTTGTTGAAGGCATTGGAATGCTTAGTGGCGGCTACTGATCTCTTAGCGATTATGAGAAATTTAAGGAGTGTTTTTTGTCCCTTACAATGCAGAGAATTACCAACTCCTCTCAATGAGCACTCTTTTACGGAACTTTGCCGCGTTTGGCAAGCTCCTTTCTACGAAATCACTCTTAATTTTCCTCAACATCACGAGCCAAGCAGAGATGCAG GTTCCCTGATTGATCCATGCACTGGCCAAAGAATTTTTCCAGTTTTCAATAATTTGGTTGTTAATGAGACAGGCAGTGATGTAGATGCGGCATTTCTAAACGAGAAATATATACTACCCAAGGAAAGTTGCTTTTACATG TCTGAGCTGGAGCAGATTCACAACCTTATTCCTG CTGAGGCTGATTGTGGATTCAATCTAATAGTGGTTGATCCACCATGGGAAAATGCAAGTGCTTCTCAGAAACTCCT GTACCCTACATTGCCAAATCGGTATTTCTTATCTCTTCCTATTAAGCAACTTACTCATACAGATGGAGCACTTGTAGCCTTATGGGTGACAAATAGGGAAAAATTGCGTAATTTTGTTGAGAAAGAGCTATTCCCCTCATGGGGAATCCGTTATGCAGCTAGTTTTTACTGGCTGAAG gtgaaagcagatggctcATTGATTAGTGATTTAGACCTCTTTCACCATAGACCCTATGAATGCCTGCTATTGGGGTACCTTCATGGGGAG GGTACAAATTCTGAACAGATGTCAAGCTGGAGAGCTGTTGAACATGACAAAATCATCATAAGTATCCCTGGGGATTACTCAAGGAAACCTCCAGTTGGAG GGCAATTTCGAGGTGTGAGTAACAAGACAAACAGACTAGTTGACAACCAACTAACCATGGCGAAAAGCCTAAGGCTGTGGATGTGGGAATTGTGA
- the LOC110665243 gene encoding NAC domain-containing protein 83 isoform X4, whose amino-acid sequence MHPPIAPVPEIAVDFTNEELFISLEKMMGGYPPPANVITDVNPYNYAPSNLPAGIWYLIRSKEKGAMEVGSWKVKGEACKLFWNSSITGWRTTLEYFEGQVPHERKTDWVMQEYWIMGPVENSKEASSLCRVFLSGEQGPDHKKQQKKSSLHIACEILIHSTQATVKKAHVDASSGSTSRPEVDGHAETGNLAVAGEPPFNLVENPPEIDYISRGDFLELLDLDNPASSSSSSDDSSCLTSSSDECFDSLALLQQLDSEINQHSLQKNESCKLSVSASCRPNEVVMAPASPGSFVRVEENKPPTEEILGTNPSLLPILANGSKDLDNRVLQHAVRSHNAGYMDEGPSNSHDVGASSSRLGPSRDGERKVAKVRTKKHKKYLCFLF is encoded by the exons ATGCATCCTCCAATTGCTCCTGTTCCTGAAATTGCTGTTGATTTTACTAATGAGGAGCTCTTTATCTCTTTGGAGAAAATGATGGGTGGATATCCTCCTCCAGCCAACGTGATTACTGATGTCAATCCATACAACTATGCACCATCAAATTTACCAG CTGGAATTTGGTACTTGATTCGCTCCAAGGAGAAGGGGGCTATGGAAGTTGGATCCTGGAAGGTCAAAGGGGAAGCCTGTAAACTATTTTGGAACTCTTCCATCACTGGTTGGAGGACCACCCTTGAATATTTTGAGGGCCAAGTGCCTCATGAGCGTAAAACTGATTGGGTGATGCAAGAGTACTGGATAATGGGGCCAGTTGAaaacagcaag GAAGCCAGTTCACTATGCAGAGTCTTTCTTAGTGGTGAACAAGGTCCAGATCATAAAAAGCAGCAGAAAAAGTCTAGCCTCCATATTGCATGTGAAATCCTCATTCACTCAACACAGGCAACTGTTAAAAAGGCTCATGTTGATGCTAGCAGTGGTTCCACAAGCAGACCTGAG GTGGATGGACATGCTGAAACAGGAAATTTGGCTGTGGCAGGAGAACCTCCATTTAATCTAGTAGAAAACCCACCAGAAATTGACTATATTTCCAGAGGTGACTTCTTGGAACTGCTGGATCTTGATAATCCAGCATCATCTTCTTCAAGTTCAGATGATTCAAGTTGCTTGACCTCATCATCAGATGAATGTTTTGACTCGTTGGCTTTGCTGCAACAACTAGATTCTGAAATTAACCAACACTCCCTACAGAAGAATGAAAGTTGTAAGCTCAGCGTCTCTGCATCTTGCAGACCAAATGAGGTGGTTATGGCTCCAGCATCTCCAG GATCTTTTGTTAGAGTTGAAGAAAACAAGCCACCTACTGAAGAAATTCTTGGAACTAATCCATCACTTCTACCCATTTTGGCTAATGGCTCTAAAGATCTAGACAACAGAGTTTTACAGCATGCAGTCAGAAGCCACAATGCAGGTTACATGGATGAAGGTCCGTCAAATTCTCATGATGTAGGTGCATCTTCCAGTCGCTTGGGTCCATCTCGAGATGGAGAAAGGAAGGTTGCTAAGGTCAGGACGAAGAAACATAAGAAGTATCTATGCTTCCTCTTCTAA
- the LOC110665243 gene encoding NAC domain-containing protein 83 isoform X2, protein MHPPIAPVPEIAVDFTNEELFISLEKMMGGYPPPANVITDVNPYNYAPSNLPAGIWYLIRSKEKGAMEVGSWKVKGEACKLFWNSSITGWRTTLEYFEGQVPHERKTDWVMQEYWIMGPVENSKVKEASSLCRVFLSGEQGPDHKKQQKKSSLHIACEILIHSTQATVKKAHVDASSGSTSRPEVDGHAETGNLAVAGEPPFNLVENPPEIDYISRGDFLELLDLDNPASSSSSSDDSSCLTSSSDECFDSLALLQQLDSEINQHSLQKNESCKLSVSASCRPNEVVMAPASPGSFVRVEENKPPTEEILGTNPSLLPILANGSKDLDNRVLQHAVRSHNAGYMDEGPSNSHDVGASSSRLGPSRDGERKVAKVRTKKHKKYLCFLF, encoded by the exons ATGCATCCTCCAATTGCTCCTGTTCCTGAAATTGCTGTTGATTTTACTAATGAGGAGCTCTTTATCTCTTTGGAGAAAATGATGGGTGGATATCCTCCTCCAGCCAACGTGATTACTGATGTCAATCCATACAACTATGCACCATCAAATTTACCAG CTGGAATTTGGTACTTGATTCGCTCCAAGGAGAAGGGGGCTATGGAAGTTGGATCCTGGAAGGTCAAAGGGGAAGCCTGTAAACTATTTTGGAACTCTTCCATCACTGGTTGGAGGACCACCCTTGAATATTTTGAGGGCCAAGTGCCTCATGAGCGTAAAACTGATTGGGTGATGCAAGAGTACTGGATAATGGGGCCAGTTGAaaacagcaaggtgaag GAAGCCAGTTCACTATGCAGAGTCTTTCTTAGTGGTGAACAAGGTCCAGATCATAAAAAGCAGCAGAAAAAGTCTAGCCTCCATATTGCATGTGAAATCCTCATTCACTCAACACAGGCAACTGTTAAAAAGGCTCATGTTGATGCTAGCAGTGGTTCCACAAGCAGACCTGAG GTGGATGGACATGCTGAAACAGGAAATTTGGCTGTGGCAGGAGAACCTCCATTTAATCTAGTAGAAAACCCACCAGAAATTGACTATATTTCCAGAGGTGACTTCTTGGAACTGCTGGATCTTGATAATCCAGCATCATCTTCTTCAAGTTCAGATGATTCAAGTTGCTTGACCTCATCATCAGATGAATGTTTTGACTCGTTGGCTTTGCTGCAACAACTAGATTCTGAAATTAACCAACACTCCCTACAGAAGAATGAAAGTTGTAAGCTCAGCGTCTCTGCATCTTGCAGACCAAATGAGGTGGTTATGGCTCCAGCATCTCCAG GATCTTTTGTTAGAGTTGAAGAAAACAAGCCACCTACTGAAGAAATTCTTGGAACTAATCCATCACTTCTACCCATTTTGGCTAATGGCTCTAAAGATCTAGACAACAGAGTTTTACAGCATGCAGTCAGAAGCCACAATGCAGGTTACATGGATGAAGGTCCGTCAAATTCTCATGATGTAGGTGCATCTTCCAGTCGCTTGGGTCCATCTCGAGATGGAGAAAGGAAGGTTGCTAAGGTCAGGACGAAGAAACATAAGAAGTATCTATGCTTCCTCTTCTAA
- the LOC110665243 gene encoding NAC domain-containing protein 83 isoform X3 has protein sequence MHPPIAPVPEIAVDFTNEELFISLEKMMGGYPPPANVITDVNPYNYAPSNLPAGIWYLIRSKEKGAMEVGSWKVKGEACKLFWNSSITGWRTTLEYFEGQVPHERKTDWVMQEYWIMGPVENSKEASSLCRVFLSGEQGPDHKKQQKKSSLHIACEILIHSTQATVKKAHVDASSGSTSRPEVDGHAETGNLAVAGEPPFNLVENPPEIDYISRGDFLELLDLDNPASSSSSSDDSSCLTSSSDECFDSLALLQQLDSEINQHSLQKNESCKLSVSASCRPNEVVMAPASPAGSFVRVEENKPPTEEILGTNPSLLPILANGSKDLDNRVLQHAVRSHNAGYMDEGPSNSHDVGASSSRLGPSRDGERKVAKVRTKKHKKYLCFLF, from the exons ATGCATCCTCCAATTGCTCCTGTTCCTGAAATTGCTGTTGATTTTACTAATGAGGAGCTCTTTATCTCTTTGGAGAAAATGATGGGTGGATATCCTCCTCCAGCCAACGTGATTACTGATGTCAATCCATACAACTATGCACCATCAAATTTACCAG CTGGAATTTGGTACTTGATTCGCTCCAAGGAGAAGGGGGCTATGGAAGTTGGATCCTGGAAGGTCAAAGGGGAAGCCTGTAAACTATTTTGGAACTCTTCCATCACTGGTTGGAGGACCACCCTTGAATATTTTGAGGGCCAAGTGCCTCATGAGCGTAAAACTGATTGGGTGATGCAAGAGTACTGGATAATGGGGCCAGTTGAaaacagcaag GAAGCCAGTTCACTATGCAGAGTCTTTCTTAGTGGTGAACAAGGTCCAGATCATAAAAAGCAGCAGAAAAAGTCTAGCCTCCATATTGCATGTGAAATCCTCATTCACTCAACACAGGCAACTGTTAAAAAGGCTCATGTTGATGCTAGCAGTGGTTCCACAAGCAGACCTGAG GTGGATGGACATGCTGAAACAGGAAATTTGGCTGTGGCAGGAGAACCTCCATTTAATCTAGTAGAAAACCCACCAGAAATTGACTATATTTCCAGAGGTGACTTCTTGGAACTGCTGGATCTTGATAATCCAGCATCATCTTCTTCAAGTTCAGATGATTCAAGTTGCTTGACCTCATCATCAGATGAATGTTTTGACTCGTTGGCTTTGCTGCAACAACTAGATTCTGAAATTAACCAACACTCCCTACAGAAGAATGAAAGTTGTAAGCTCAGCGTCTCTGCATCTTGCAGACCAAATGAGGTGGTTATGGCTCCAGCATCTCCAG CAGGATCTTTTGTTAGAGTTGAAGAAAACAAGCCACCTACTGAAGAAATTCTTGGAACTAATCCATCACTTCTACCCATTTTGGCTAATGGCTCTAAAGATCTAGACAACAGAGTTTTACAGCATGCAGTCAGAAGCCACAATGCAGGTTACATGGATGAAGGTCCGTCAAATTCTCATGATGTAGGTGCATCTTCCAGTCGCTTGGGTCCATCTCGAGATGGAGAAAGGAAGGTTGCTAAGGTCAGGACGAAGAAACATAAGAAGTATCTATGCTTCCTCTTCTAA
- the LOC110665243 gene encoding NAC domain-containing protein 83 isoform X1, with product MHPPIAPVPEIAVDFTNEELFISLEKMMGGYPPPANVITDVNPYNYAPSNLPAGIWYLIRSKEKGAMEVGSWKVKGEACKLFWNSSITGWRTTLEYFEGQVPHERKTDWVMQEYWIMGPVENSKVKEASSLCRVFLSGEQGPDHKKQQKKSSLHIACEILIHSTQATVKKAHVDASSGSTSRPEVDGHAETGNLAVAGEPPFNLVENPPEIDYISRGDFLELLDLDNPASSSSSSDDSSCLTSSSDECFDSLALLQQLDSEINQHSLQKNESCKLSVSASCRPNEVVMAPASPAGSFVRVEENKPPTEEILGTNPSLLPILANGSKDLDNRVLQHAVRSHNAGYMDEGPSNSHDVGASSSRLGPSRDGERKVAKVRTKKHKKYLCFLF from the exons ATGCATCCTCCAATTGCTCCTGTTCCTGAAATTGCTGTTGATTTTACTAATGAGGAGCTCTTTATCTCTTTGGAGAAAATGATGGGTGGATATCCTCCTCCAGCCAACGTGATTACTGATGTCAATCCATACAACTATGCACCATCAAATTTACCAG CTGGAATTTGGTACTTGATTCGCTCCAAGGAGAAGGGGGCTATGGAAGTTGGATCCTGGAAGGTCAAAGGGGAAGCCTGTAAACTATTTTGGAACTCTTCCATCACTGGTTGGAGGACCACCCTTGAATATTTTGAGGGCCAAGTGCCTCATGAGCGTAAAACTGATTGGGTGATGCAAGAGTACTGGATAATGGGGCCAGTTGAaaacagcaaggtgaag GAAGCCAGTTCACTATGCAGAGTCTTTCTTAGTGGTGAACAAGGTCCAGATCATAAAAAGCAGCAGAAAAAGTCTAGCCTCCATATTGCATGTGAAATCCTCATTCACTCAACACAGGCAACTGTTAAAAAGGCTCATGTTGATGCTAGCAGTGGTTCCACAAGCAGACCTGAG GTGGATGGACATGCTGAAACAGGAAATTTGGCTGTGGCAGGAGAACCTCCATTTAATCTAGTAGAAAACCCACCAGAAATTGACTATATTTCCAGAGGTGACTTCTTGGAACTGCTGGATCTTGATAATCCAGCATCATCTTCTTCAAGTTCAGATGATTCAAGTTGCTTGACCTCATCATCAGATGAATGTTTTGACTCGTTGGCTTTGCTGCAACAACTAGATTCTGAAATTAACCAACACTCCCTACAGAAGAATGAAAGTTGTAAGCTCAGCGTCTCTGCATCTTGCAGACCAAATGAGGTGGTTATGGCTCCAGCATCTCCAG CAGGATCTTTTGTTAGAGTTGAAGAAAACAAGCCACCTACTGAAGAAATTCTTGGAACTAATCCATCACTTCTACCCATTTTGGCTAATGGCTCTAAAGATCTAGACAACAGAGTTTTACAGCATGCAGTCAGAAGCCACAATGCAGGTTACATGGATGAAGGTCCGTCAAATTCTCATGATGTAGGTGCATCTTCCAGTCGCTTGGGTCCATCTCGAGATGGAGAAAGGAAGGTTGCTAAGGTCAGGACGAAGAAACATAAGAAGTATCTATGCTTCCTCTTCTAA